The Clostridioides difficile genome has a segment encoding these proteins:
- a CDS encoding site-specific integrase translates to MKGGVRKRSNKWYYYFDLGIVEGKRKKVERVGGNTKKEAEKALREALNEYENSGIVFEESNISLSDYLDFWFKEYVLLNCKYNTQESYRINIEKHIKPKLGVYKVKALTPAILQNFINKKYKEDYSQSTLQVLKAILHRSLKSAVYPYKHIRENPMQYVSIPKTKTKTETKKVKTITLEEFNQTLNIFPQDSFQRIVLLIGFYTGMRRGEIIALTWDDIDLDNKTITVKHTLIKKKNGMFELSQPKTESSCRTIFTGDTLVRALKEHKLYQKKMKLKYGEFYFDSDWVCTKENGQQVTIHTMDTIVRQIREALNNDFHFHCLRHTHATLLLENGANIKDIQNRLGHSQLSTTMDTYSHVTDKMKNETVDIFERITN, encoded by the coding sequence AGTTGGTGGCAATACAAAAAAAGAAGCAGAAAAAGCACTAAGAGAAGCACTAAATGAATATGAAAACTCTGGCATAGTATTTGAAGAAAGCAACATCAGTTTATCAGACTATCTCGACTTTTGGTTCAAAGAATATGTTTTACTTAACTGTAAATACAACACTCAAGAAAGCTACCGAATAAACATAGAAAAACATATAAAACCAAAGCTAGGAGTTTATAAAGTAAAAGCTCTAACACCAGCAATACTACAAAACTTCATAAACAAAAAGTACAAAGAAGACTATTCTCAAAGTACATTACAAGTATTAAAAGCTATATTACATAGGTCATTAAAATCAGCAGTCTACCCTTACAAGCACATACGAGAAAATCCTATGCAATATGTAAGCATACCAAAAACTAAAACTAAAACAGAAACTAAAAAAGTTAAAACTATTACACTGGAAGAATTTAATCAAACACTAAATATATTTCCTCAGGATTCATTTCAGCGTATAGTCTTACTAATTGGATTTTATACTGGTATGCGAAGAGGTGAAATTATTGCATTAACATGGGATGATATAGACCTTGATAATAAAACTATCACAGTAAAACATACTCTGATTAAAAAGAAGAATGGAATGTTTGAATTAAGCCAACCAAAAACAGAAAGCTCTTGTAGAACTATATTTACAGGTGATACCTTAGTAAGAGCATTAAAAGAACATAAACTATACCAAAAGAAAATGAAATTAAAATATGGAGAATTTTACTTTGATAGTGATTGGGTATGTACTAAAGAAAATGGTCAACAAGTAACTATTCACACTATGGATACTATAGTAAGACAAATTAGAGAAGCCTTAAACAATGACTTCCATTTCCATTGTCTAAGACATACACATGCTACCCTACTATTAGAAAATGGTGCTAACATTAAAGACATACAAAATCGTCTAGGTCATAGTCAATTATCAACTACAATGGATACCTATTCACATGTAACTGATAAGATGAAAAATGAAACTGTAGATATATTTGAAAGAATTACAAACTAA